A window of Longispora fulva contains these coding sequences:
- a CDS encoding cystathionine gamma-lyase has translation MVDYHDGTRAVRAGLPEPVPGQPFLPGPVFAGPYHLDPVAGPNAAPDAYGRESNPTLGRLEAAIAELEGAAGCLVFANGMAAVSAAMLALTRPGDAVTVPADGYFGVRLFADGDLVPRGIAVRAILTDADHDFTGVRLAVLETPANPSMAVCDIAALSARAHAAGALVAVDNTMATPLGQRPLDLGADLVVASGTKALTGHSDLLLGYLASNDPDLLATLRSWRSHTGGLPGPFEAWLAHRSLGTLDLRLGRQSANAAAVHGMLAKRPEVTNLRWPGTDPVALRQMRRIPGVLAFELPSADHVGAFLTHSALVHPATSFGGLHTTADRRAQWGENVPEGLVRLSCGCEDVDDLLADLAAALDRAAG, from the coding sequence ATCGTGGACTATCACGACGGGACCCGCGCGGTCCGCGCCGGCCTGCCAGAGCCAGTGCCCGGCCAGCCCTTCCTGCCGGGCCCGGTGTTCGCGGGGCCCTACCACCTCGACCCGGTCGCCGGCCCGAACGCCGCCCCCGACGCCTACGGCCGGGAGAGCAACCCGACCCTGGGCCGGCTGGAGGCGGCGATCGCGGAGCTGGAGGGCGCGGCCGGCTGCCTGGTGTTCGCCAACGGGATGGCCGCCGTGTCCGCGGCGATGCTCGCCCTGACCCGGCCCGGCGACGCGGTCACGGTGCCCGCCGACGGCTACTTCGGGGTCCGGCTCTTCGCCGACGGGGACCTGGTGCCGCGCGGTATCGCGGTCCGGGCGATCCTGACCGACGCCGACCACGACTTCACCGGCGTCCGGCTCGCAGTGCTGGAGACCCCGGCGAACCCGAGCATGGCCGTCTGCGACATCGCGGCCCTGTCCGCGCGGGCGCACGCCGCCGGCGCGCTGGTCGCCGTCGACAACACGATGGCCACCCCGCTCGGCCAGCGCCCGCTGGACCTAGGCGCGGACCTGGTCGTGGCGTCCGGCACCAAGGCGCTGACCGGCCACTCGGACCTGCTGCTCGGCTACCTGGCCAGCAACGACCCCGACCTGCTGGCCACCCTGCGGTCCTGGCGCAGCCACACCGGCGGCCTGCCCGGGCCGTTCGAGGCCTGGCTCGCGCACCGGTCGCTGGGCACCCTGGACCTGCGGCTGGGCCGGCAGAGCGCCAATGCCGCGGCGGTACACGGGATGCTGGCGAAGCGGCCGGAGGTGACGAACCTGCGGTGGCCCGGCACGGACCCGGTCGCGCTGCGCCAGATGCGGCGGATCCCGGGGGTGCTGGCCTTCGAACTGCCCTCGGCCGACCATGTGGGCGCTTTCCTGACCCACTCGGCGCTCGTGCACCCGGCCACCAGCTTCGGCGGGCTGCACACCACGGCCGACCGGCGGGCCCAGTGGGGCGAGAACGTGCCGGAGGGGCTCGTGCGGCTGTCGTGCGGGTGTGAGGATGTCGACGATCTTCTCGCGGACCTCGCGGCTGCTCTGGACCGCGCTGCCGGGTAG
- a CDS encoding NAD(P)H-dependent glycerol-3-phosphate dehydrogenase, translating into MTAGSFGTTFAKVLADAGSDVTLWHRRPELVARINEFHDNPDYLPGIALPHAITATADAAAALAGAEIVVLATPAQALRENLVAWRDLIPPTATIVSLAKGIELGTGLRMSEVIAEAGAVSPDRICVLTGPNLAPEIAAEQPTASVIACTDPARAELVQDAVANGYFRPYTSTDVIGCELGGAVKNVIALAYGIATGMGLGHNTKATLITRGLAETARLGAKLGADPMTFAGLAGLGDLFASCSSPQARNRAFGEVLGRGATLAEAQAGTRQTVEGVKSCLAIRDLARGCGVEMPITEQVEQVCHEGVDPRKALAALMGRETKPE; encoded by the coding sequence ATGACTGCCGGTTCGTTCGGCACGACGTTCGCCAAGGTCCTGGCCGACGCCGGCAGCGACGTGACCCTGTGGCACCGCCGGCCCGAACTCGTCGCCCGGATCAACGAGTTCCATGACAATCCCGACTATCTTCCCGGTATCGCGCTGCCGCACGCCATCACGGCCACCGCTGACGCCGCGGCCGCCCTGGCCGGTGCGGAGATCGTCGTCCTCGCGACCCCGGCCCAGGCCCTGCGGGAGAACCTGGTCGCGTGGCGGGACCTGATCCCGCCGACCGCCACGATCGTCAGCCTGGCCAAGGGCATCGAGCTGGGCACCGGGCTGCGGATGAGCGAGGTGATCGCCGAGGCCGGTGCCGTGTCCCCGGACCGGATCTGTGTGCTCACCGGCCCCAACCTGGCCCCGGAGATCGCCGCCGAGCAGCCGACCGCCTCGGTGATCGCGTGCACCGACCCGGCCCGGGCCGAGCTGGTCCAGGACGCGGTCGCCAACGGGTACTTCCGGCCGTACACCAGCACGGATGTGATCGGGTGCGAGCTGGGCGGGGCGGTGAAGAACGTGATCGCGCTGGCGTACGGCATCGCTACCGGCATGGGGCTCGGCCACAACACCAAGGCCACGCTGATCACCCGGGGGCTGGCCGAGACCGCCCGGCTGGGCGCCAAGCTCGGCGCTGACCCGATGACGTTCGCCGGCCTGGCCGGGCTCGGGGACCTGTTCGCCAGCTGCTCGTCGCCGCAGGCCCGCAACCGGGCGTTCGGCGAGGTGCTGGGGCGGGGCGCGACGCTGGCGGAGGCCCAGGCCGGTACCCGTCAGACCGTCGAGGGTGTGAAGAGCTGCCTGGCGATCCGGGATCTGGCGCGCGGCTGCGGGGTCGAGATGCCCATCACGGAACAGGTGGAGCAGGTCTGCCACGAGGGCGTCGACCCGCGCAAGGCCCTGGCGGCCCTGATGGGCCGGGAAACCAAGCCGGAGTAG
- a CDS encoding HU family DNA-binding protein has product MNKAELIEALAVRLGDKKSATAALDAVLAEIQNAVTKGDKVSLTGFGVFEKRTRGARTARNPRTGEAVKVKKTNVPAFRAGASFKELVAAGKAPKATPAKAAAKAAPAKKAATTTAAKAAPAKKAAVTKAAPAKKAAVTKAAPAKKAAAAKTAPAKKAATKTAPAKKTVAAKAAPAKKAAVTKAAPAKKAAVAKKAPAKKAAKK; this is encoded by the coding sequence GTGAACAAGGCGGAGCTCATCGAGGCACTGGCCGTTCGGCTGGGGGACAAGAAGTCGGCGACTGCGGCACTCGACGCGGTGCTGGCTGAGATCCAGAACGCGGTGACCAAGGGCGACAAGGTTTCGCTCACCGGCTTCGGGGTCTTCGAGAAGCGGACCCGGGGCGCGCGCACCGCGCGGAACCCGCGGACCGGCGAGGCCGTGAAGGTGAAGAAGACCAACGTGCCGGCGTTCCGGGCCGGCGCCAGCTTCAAGGAGCTGGTGGCCGCGGGCAAGGCGCCGAAGGCGACCCCGGCCAAGGCCGCCGCCAAGGCCGCTCCGGCGAAGAAGGCCGCCACCACCACGGCGGCCAAGGCGGCCCCGGCGAAGAAGGCCGCTGTCACCAAGGCCGCGCCGGCCAAGAAGGCGGCTGTCACCAAGGCGGCTCCGGCGAAGAAGGCCGCCGCGGCGAAGACCGCCCCGGCCAAGAAGGCCGCGACCAAGACCGCGCCGGCCAAGAAGACCGTCGCCGCCAAGGCCGCGCCGGCCAAGAAGGCGGCTGTCACCAAGGCGGCTCCGGCGAAGAAGGCCGCCGTCGCGAAGAAGGCCCCGGCCAAGAAGGCCGCCAAGAAGTAG
- a CDS encoding lysophospholipid acyltransferase family protein, which produces MGRRLGFWRRFAVSVVKPSVLALTRRDYRGMGHIPASGPAILAANHISHADPFALAQYVYDAGRWPQFLGKASLFKLPVVGPWIRAVGQIPVYRGTVDAAKALSAAEAALDRGEIVIFYPEGTVTRQPEHWPMRGKTGCARLALTTGAPVIPMAQWGPEKMFDPITKKVGLRLRNDVAIVAGPPVDLSRWKDSPLTTTVLQEVTDEIMYAIRDLLQDIRGGRAPELYTPQSKGGHA; this is translated from the coding sequence ATGGGCCGCAGGCTGGGGTTCTGGCGACGGTTCGCTGTGAGTGTGGTCAAGCCGTCGGTGCTCGCGCTCACCCGGCGGGACTACCGGGGGATGGGACACATCCCGGCGTCCGGCCCGGCGATCCTCGCGGCGAACCACATCTCGCACGCCGACCCGTTCGCCCTCGCCCAGTACGTCTACGACGCCGGCCGTTGGCCCCAGTTCCTGGGTAAGGCCAGCCTGTTCAAGCTTCCCGTCGTCGGCCCCTGGATCCGGGCGGTCGGCCAGATCCCCGTCTACCGGGGCACGGTCGACGCCGCCAAGGCCCTCTCCGCGGCGGAGGCGGCCCTCGACCGGGGTGAGATCGTCATCTTCTACCCGGAAGGGACGGTCACCCGGCAACCGGAGCACTGGCCGATGCGGGGCAAGACGGGCTGTGCCCGGCTGGCCCTGACCACGGGCGCGCCGGTGATCCCGATGGCGCAGTGGGGGCCGGAGAAGATGTTCGACCCGATCACGAAGAAGGTGGGTCTGCGGCTCCGCAACGACGTGGCGATCGTGGCCGGCCCGCCGGTGGACCTGAGCCGGTGGAAGGACTCCCCGCTGACGACGACCGTGCTCCAGGAGGTCACGGACGAGATCATGTACGCGATCCGGGATCTGCTGCAGGACATCCGTGGCGGACGCGCCCCGGAGTTGTACACCCCTCAGAGCAAGGGCGGCCACGCGTGA
- the cofC gene encoding 2-phospho-L-lactate guanylyltransferase, with product MSPWSLIIPVKRAVLGKSRLRGATPGAQHERLARALALDTVAAAFACPAVRRVLVVTDDEELRAALPAGVLVTADPATAAGRDGLNAAIRHGQAVLRAHETGRIVALTADLPALRPADLTAALAAARWHHRCHVPDAAGTGTTLLASAGDLRPAFGPGSAAAHARSGAVALAGEWPSLRLDVDTPADLVAAVALGLGRHTSDAIGRRRAEQVSP from the coding sequence GTGTCCCCGTGGTCGTTGATCATTCCGGTGAAGCGGGCCGTGCTCGGGAAGTCCCGGCTGCGCGGCGCGACCCCGGGAGCGCAGCACGAACGCCTGGCCCGGGCCCTGGCCCTCGACACCGTCGCCGCCGCCTTCGCCTGTCCGGCCGTCCGGCGGGTCCTCGTGGTCACCGACGACGAGGAGCTGCGCGCGGCGCTGCCGGCCGGGGTGCTCGTGACGGCGGACCCCGCCACGGCCGCCGGCCGGGACGGCCTGAACGCCGCGATCCGGCACGGCCAGGCGGTGCTGCGCGCCCACGAAACCGGGCGGATCGTCGCGCTGACCGCCGACCTGCCCGCGCTCCGGCCCGCCGACCTGACCGCCGCGCTCGCCGCCGCGCGGTGGCACCACCGCTGCCACGTGCCCGACGCGGCCGGGACCGGGACGACCCTGCTGGCCTCCGCCGGGGACCTGAGGCCGGCGTTCGGTCCCGGTTCGGCGGCCGCGCACGCCCGGTCCGGGGCAGTGGCGCTGGCCGGGGAGTGGCCGTCACTGCGCCTGGACGTGGACACCCCGGCCGATCTGGTGGCCGCCGTGGCGCTCGGGCTGGGCCGGCACACCAGCGACGCGATCGGCCGCCGTCGCGCGGAGCAGGTGTCGCCGTAA
- a CDS encoding RNA degradosome polyphosphate kinase — MNASPDLPADRFLNRELSWLDFNARVLTLAEDPRLPLLERVKFLAIFASNLDEFYMVRVAGLKRRLTMGLTMHSPDGMTHREQLEQVAARGGSLVARQGRCLAEDVLPALAAEDIHIVTWSALGKADQERLRAYFRDQVFPVLTPLAVDPAHPFPYISGLSLNLAVLVQAPGDGPERFARVKVPNNVPRFVTVGPGRYLPVEELIGAHLDQLFDGMTVVEQVVFRVTRNADLDVDEDRDEDLLQALERELARRRFGPPVRLEIAAGVSDHVLELLIRELDMDAHDVLRVPGLLDLSGLWQVYNATDRPDLKDRPFVPATHPQFAEGETPKSVFAQLREGDILVHHPYHSFSTSVQRFIEQAAADPGVLAIKQTLYRTSGDSPIVDALVAAAQAGKQVVVLVEIKARFDEQANIGWARTLERAGCHVVYGLVGLKTHCKTALVVRQEGAVLRRYCHVGTGNYHPKTARLYEDFGLFTADPEVGADLTDLFNQLTGYSRQTGYRRLLVAPVRMRPGILERIEAQAALGSEGLIQFKTNSIVDEQIIDALYRASQAGVTIDLIIRGICALRPGVPGLSETIRVRSLLGRFLEHSRVYRFGRTDPEYWIGSADLMHRNLDRRVEALVRVTGDASKQALELALDLSMADDVSTFELDGKGMWSRRAAEGPNPQEELLRRMNA, encoded by the coding sequence GTGAACGCATCACCCGATCTGCCCGCTGACCGGTTCCTCAACCGCGAGCTCTCCTGGCTCGACTTCAACGCCCGGGTCCTCACCCTGGCCGAGGACCCCCGGCTGCCCCTGCTCGAACGCGTCAAGTTCCTGGCTATCTTCGCCAGCAACCTCGACGAGTTCTACATGGTCCGGGTGGCCGGCCTGAAGCGGCGGCTCACCATGGGCCTGACCATGCACAGCCCCGACGGCATGACGCATCGCGAGCAGCTCGAACAGGTCGCCGCCCGGGGCGGCAGCCTCGTCGCACGGCAGGGCAGGTGCCTCGCCGAGGACGTGCTGCCGGCGCTGGCCGCCGAGGACATCCACATCGTGACCTGGTCCGCGCTCGGCAAGGCCGACCAGGAGCGGCTGCGGGCCTATTTCCGGGACCAGGTGTTCCCGGTGCTGACCCCGCTGGCCGTGGACCCTGCGCACCCGTTCCCGTACATCTCCGGGCTGTCCTTGAACCTCGCGGTACTGGTCCAAGCCCCCGGTGACGGCCCGGAACGGTTCGCCCGGGTGAAGGTGCCCAACAACGTGCCCCGGTTCGTCACGGTCGGCCCTGGGCGGTACCTGCCGGTCGAGGAGCTGATCGGCGCGCACCTCGACCAGCTCTTCGACGGCATGACGGTCGTCGAGCAGGTGGTGTTCCGGGTGACCCGCAACGCCGACCTCGACGTCGACGAGGACCGCGACGAGGACCTGCTCCAGGCCCTGGAACGCGAGCTGGCCCGCCGCCGGTTCGGGCCCCCGGTCCGCCTGGAGATCGCCGCCGGCGTGTCCGACCACGTGCTGGAGCTGCTGATCCGCGAGCTCGACATGGACGCGCACGACGTGCTGCGGGTGCCGGGCCTGCTGGACCTGTCGGGGCTGTGGCAGGTCTACAACGCCACCGACCGGCCGGATCTGAAGGACCGGCCGTTCGTGCCGGCCACGCATCCGCAGTTCGCCGAGGGCGAGACGCCCAAGAGCGTGTTCGCGCAGCTGCGTGAGGGCGACATCCTGGTGCACCACCCGTACCACTCGTTCTCCACCAGTGTGCAACGGTTCATCGAGCAGGCGGCGGCGGACCCGGGCGTGCTGGCCATCAAGCAGACGCTGTACCGCACCTCGGGCGACTCCCCCATCGTGGACGCCCTCGTGGCGGCGGCCCAGGCCGGCAAGCAGGTCGTGGTGCTCGTCGAGATCAAGGCCCGGTTCGACGAGCAGGCCAACATCGGCTGGGCCCGCACCCTGGAGCGCGCCGGCTGCCACGTCGTCTACGGCCTGGTCGGGCTGAAGACGCACTGCAAGACGGCCCTCGTGGTCCGCCAGGAGGGCGCGGTCCTGCGCCGGTACTGCCACGTGGGCACCGGCAACTACCACCCGAAGACCGCGCGCCTGTACGAGGACTTCGGCCTGTTCACCGCCGATCCCGAGGTCGGCGCCGACCTGACGGACCTGTTCAACCAGCTCACCGGCTACTCCCGGCAGACCGGCTACCGCCGCCTCCTCGTCGCCCCGGTCCGGATGCGCCCCGGCATCCTCGAACGGATCGAGGCGCAGGCGGCGCTGGGCTCCGAGGGCCTGATCCAGTTCAAGACGAACTCGATCGTGGACGAGCAGATCATCGACGCGCTCTACCGGGCCAGCCAGGCGGGGGTCACCATCGACCTCATCATCCGGGGCATCTGCGCGCTGCGGCCCGGGGTGCCGGGGCTGTCCGAGACCATCCGGGTGCGCTCGCTGCTGGGCCGGTTCCTGGAACACTCGCGGGTGTACCGGTTCGGCCGCACGGACCCGGAGTACTGGATCGGCTCGGCCGACCTGATGCACCGCAACCTCGACCGCCGGGTGGAGGCCCTGGTCCGGGTCACCGGGGACGCCTCGAAGCAGGCCCTGGAGCTGGCGCTGGACCTGTCGATGGCCGACGACGTGTCGACGTTCGAGCTGGACGGCAAGGGGATGTGGAGCCGCCGGGCCGCCGAGGGCCCGAACCCGCAGGAGGAACTTCTCCGCCGGATGAACGCCTAG
- a CDS encoding cold-shock protein: protein MQGTVATWNAEDHSGTVLLDNGQELDFPAEAFAASGLRLLRLGQRIRLDTDEQGRVYRLAIPTMP from the coding sequence ATGCAGGGGACAGTCGCCACGTGGAACGCTGAAGACCACTCGGGCACGGTGCTGCTCGACAACGGCCAGGAGCTGGACTTTCCGGCGGAGGCCTTCGCCGCCTCCGGCCTGCGGCTTCTCCGATTGGGCCAGCGGATCCGACTGGACACCGACGAGCAAGGTCGTGTTTACCGGTTGGCCATCCCCACGATGCCTTGA